Proteins from a single region of Oncorhynchus tshawytscha isolate Ot180627B linkage group LG03, Otsh_v2.0, whole genome shotgun sequence:
- the LOC112243456 gene encoding ankyrin repeat domain-containing protein 50-like produces the protein MSGSSHNTSLLRGRRFYCREWALEKLQRCLEAKPAPGRPPGILVTGGPGAGKTALCTEAIWPNSDAGMRVGLAPHCLAFHFCQREDGRSVAVWRFVLGLVDQLRVSPLLPLGYRDTLDSPLVAPTLEPLHCQRDPDDTFKRAVLFPLLDLPPPEKSLFLVVDSLESGYGAGEVSSCAGAPGRSSSISELLSSHQHLLPNWLLLVCSVRRQNKAVCKMFSGFRKLCLDDLRKPAPVRDVQHYILRRLDQEGALRRQLTPETADMLNLLHIKSGGCFLFLERVLDGVAGALVGLREIRDIPGTLNGLYLWLCQRLFPRGLFLRVRPLFNTLLASPRPLTTQELYTATWTQDMSLSLLDFQSRLQALSTLLIDGPGGSKLLFHTSFAEWLTDVKYCTQKYLCSVSEGHTMLAMALTLRAPHLNTEDTCQMGSHLVSSGMHKDNPALLALWLLWADVPPLTSPFSPSSPASQPPVLVRQEVLQLLMKSGVFPPSCAPDGGPSVGVHCAGDGGGIIGQALEKQDTVRVLLDSGVSVNRADPTDGRTLLASAAHAGSAEVTDLLLSRGADPLISDHQGQTPLTLSARQGHVRVLGMLLDWARGLDLEAGVGMVEHADSEGWTALRSAAWGGHTEAVHLLLDAEADVDGCDAEGRSALRAAAWGGHEEILLTLLDHGAQVDKVDREGRTPLIAAAYMGHREAVEILLDHGAEVDLADGDGRTALSVASLCVPTAAGVKGYGEVASLLLERGADPGHKDQDGMTPLLLAAYEGHEEVVELLLEAGADVDESAGPHAAAASAAVTPLLAAAAMGHSATVGRVLFWGATVDGIDGEGRTALSLAAARGSVEVVRALLDRGLDENHKDDLGWTPLHAAACEGHRGVCAVLTERGSMARVGEMDIEGRTPLILAAQEGHCGTVRLLLDRRSPIDHRAYDGHSALSAAALEGHAEVVELLMRRGTDTDVRDAEGRPLLYLLVLEGNLDMAALIMEKGGVPLESRDGEGRTALHVASWQGNLDAVGLLLSHGADPNTQDGEGRPPLHSVAWRGHVEPGRLLLEVRGVNVDLACRQQGATALSIAAQEGHANIVAMLLEGGANPDHVDKYGRSPVKVAGKRGHFTIVRLLESYGAKPYSVRLPPSNTLSPRSSTVKSPSSVCSGSNVAQAGRHHGASTSTSSASCSPGSTAEHFHSIHSSQTSSSTAHSQATVQTVPADSLSFTQQIQQHSLPRCRSRHSTLPPPGSARGSLHGTNRRAQCPKASPPPPTLCTVTAMVHDSEQTYKGYPAGFDYPSKHNPPSLIQEERSQYGGGRWNSVMASLGVTPGQDGPKNRDSLPMGYPYQVQSPTQRETWEENRKMSISPGSALTPPCMVVMTTTDPQLNLKQAIKLQFEGPTSAALYKRETPL, from the exons ATGAGTGGTAGCAGCCATAACACCAGCCTGCTACGGGGCCGCCGTTTCTACTGTCGGGAATGGGCCCTGGAAAAGCTCCAGCGCTGTCTGGAAGCCAAGCCCGCTCCCGGCCGGCCCCCGGGGATCCTGGTAACTGGGGGTCCCGGGGCAGGAAAGACAGCTTTATGCACGGAGGCAATATGGCCCAACTCGGACGCAGGGATGCGGGTCGGGCTGGCGCCCCACTGCCTTGCATTTCACTTCTGCCAGCGGGAGGACGGGAGGAGCGTGGCGGTGTGGAGGTTTGTCCTGGGACTGGTGGATCAGCTGAGGGtcagccccctcctccccctggggTACAGGGACACACTGGACAGCCCGTTGGTGGCTCCCACCCTGGAGCCCCTACACTGCCAGAGGGACCCGGATGACACCTTCAAAAG ggcgGTGTTGTTTCCCTTGCTGGACCTCCCTCCCCCAGAGAAGTCCCTATTCCTGGTGGTAGACTCACTGGAATCGGGGTATGGGGCCGGTGAGGTGTCCAGCTGTGCTGGGGCTCCAGGGAGGAGCAGCTCTATCTCAGAGCTCCTGTCCAGTCACCAGCACCTCCTGCCCAACTGGCTGCTCCTGGTCTGCTCTGTGCGCAGACAGAACAAGGCTGTGTGTAAGATGTTCTCAG GTTTCCGTAAACTGTGTCTGGACGATCTGCGTAAACCTGCGCCGGTACGTGACGTGCAGCACTATATCCTGCGGAGGCTGGACCAGGAGGGGGCGCTCCGTCGACAGCTGACCCCCGAGACGGCCGACATGCTCAACTTGCTGCACATCAAGAGTGGCGGCTGCTTCCTGTTTCTGGAACGCGTTCTAGACGGCGTGGCGGGGGCCTTGGTGGGGCTCCGGGAGATCCGGGACATCCCCGGGACCCTCAACGGCCTCTACTTGTGGCTCTGTCAGAGACTCTTCCCCAGAGGCCTGTTCCTCCGAGTCAGGCCCCTCTTCAACACCCTCCTGGCCTCCCCCAGGCCCCTCACCACCCAGGAGCTCTACACCGCCACCTGGACCCAGGACATGTCCCTCAGCCTTCTGGACTTCCAGAGCAGGCTACAGGCTCTGTCCACGCTGCTCATCGACGGGCCGGGAGGCAGCAAGCTTCTGTTCCACACTAGTTTTGCAGAGTGGCTGACGGACGTGAAGTACTGCACCCAGAAGTATCTGTGTAGTGTGTCTGAGGGACACACCATGCTGGCCATGGCTCTCACCCTGCGCGCCCCACACCTTAACACAGAGGACACCTGTCAGATGGGCTCGCACCTGGTCAGCTCAGGCATGCACAAGGACAACCCTGCCCTCCTGGCCCTGTGGCTGTTGTGGGCTGATGTGCCCCCTCTGACTAGCCCcttttccccctcttcccctgccTCTCAGCCCCCTGTCCTGGTCAGGCAGGAGGTCCTCCAGCTGCTGATGAAGAGTGGGGTGTTCCCTCCCTCCTGTGCCCCAGATGGAGGCCCCAGCGTGGGGGTACATTGTGCAGGAGACGGGGGAGGCATCATCGGGCAGGCGCTGGAGAAGCAGGACACAGTGAGGGTGCTACTGGACAGCGGGGTCAGCGTGAACCGGGCCGACCCCACAGACGGACGCACCCTCCTGGCCAGCGCGGCCCATGCAGGCTCAGCTGAAGTGACCGACCTACTCCTGTCCCGAGGGGCTGACCCTCTGATCAGTGACCACCAGGGCCAGACCCCCTTAACGCTGTCTGCCAGGCAGGGCCATGTCAGGGTGCTGGGGATGCTGCTGGACTGGGCCAGGGGGCTGGATCTGGAGGCCGGCGTGGGGATGGTGGAGCATGCAGACAGCGAGGGCTGGACGGCCTTACGGTCAGCGGCCTGGGGGGGTCACACCGAGGCCGTGCACCTCCTCCTGGATGCAGAGGCGGACGTGGACGGGTGTGATGCTGAAGGCCGATCGGCGCTGAGGGCGGCGGCCTGGGGGGGTCACGAGGAGATCCTCCTTACTCTGCTGGACCACGGGGCGCAGGTGGACAAGGTCGACCGGGAGGGCCGCACTCCACTGATTGCCGCCGCCTACATGGGCCATCGGGAGGCGGTAGAGATCCTGCTGGACCACGGGGCAGAGGTCGACCTGGCCGACGGAGACGGCCGTACTGCCCTGTCAGTGGCTTCTCTCTGTGTGCCCACAGCGGCTGGAGTCAAAGGTTACGGCGAAGTGGCCAGCCTACTGTTGGAGCGAGGGGCGGACCCGGGGCACAAGGACCAGGATGGGATGACCCCTCTGCTGCTGGCTGCGTATGAAGGTCACGAGGAGGTGGTAGAACTGTTATTAGAGGCTGGGGCAGACGTAGACGAGAGCGCCGGGCCACACGCCGCCGCCGCTTCTGCAGCCGTCACTCCGCTGTTGGCGGCAGCCGCCATGGGCCATTCCGCGACAGTGGGCAGGGTGCTGTTCTGGGGCGCTACGGTGGATGGCATCGACGGAGAGGGTCGTACAGCTCTGAGCCTGGCAGCAGCACGGGGCAGTGTGGAGGTGGTCAGAGCACTTCTGGACCGAGGGCTGGATGAGAACCATAAAGACGATCTGGGCTGGACCCCTCTGCACGCCGCCGCCTGCGAGGGCCACCGGGGGGTCTGTGCCGTCCTAACGGAGCGTGGGAGCATGGCGCGTGTCGGAGAAATGGACATCGAGGGACGGACTCCCCTCATCCTGGCAGCGCAGGAGGGCCACTGTGGCACGGTGAGGCTTCTGCTGGACCGCCGCTCACCCATCGACCACCGGGCGTACGACGGCCACTCTGCGCTGAGCGCCGCCGCCCTGGAGGGCCACGCTGAGGTGGTGGAGCTACTGATGAGGCGGGGCACGGACACGGATGTACGGGACGCAGAGGGCCGTCCGCTGCTCTACCTCCTGGTCCTGGAGGGAAATCTGGACATGGCTGCCCTCATTATGGAGAAAGGGGGCGTGCCCCTGGAGTCCCGGGACGGGGAGGGGCGCACGGCGCTGCACGTGGCCTCCTGGCAGGGCAACCTGGATGCAGTGGGGCTGCTGTTGAGCCATGGGGCGGACCCTAACACCCAGGACGGGGAGGGACGACCCCCCTTGCACTCCGTAGCCTGGCGGGGTCATGTTGAGCCTGGTCGTCTGCTCCTGGAGGTTAGGGGGGTCAACGTGGATCTGGCCTGCAGACAGCAGGGGGCCACGGCACTGAGCATCGCGGCTCAGGAGGGCCACGCTAATATCGTTGCCATGCTACTGGAGGGAGGGGCCAACCCGGACCACGTAGACAAGTACGGCCGCAGCCCCGTCAAGGTGGCCGGGAAGAGGGGCCACTTCACCATCGTCAGGCTGCTGGAGAGCTACGGAGCCAAACCGTACTCAGTCCGTCTGCCCCCGTCCAACACCCTGTCGCCACGGTCATCCACTGTGAAGAGCCCGTCCTCCGTCTGCTCAGGGAGTAACGTGGCCCAGGCAGGGCGTCATCATGGTGCTAGCACCTCCACCTCCTCAGCCTCCTGCTCCCCAGGCTCCACAGCCGAGCATTTCCATTCCATCCATAGCTCCCAGACATCCTCCTCCACAGCCCACTCCCAGGCCACGGTGCAGACCGTCCCCGCTGACAGCCTGTCCTTCACCCAGCAGATCCAGCAGCACTCCCTTCCACGCTGTCGCTCCCGTCACTCCACCCTGCCTCCACCTGGCTCCGCCCGTGGTAGCCTGCACGGAACCAACCGCAGGGCCCAATGCCCTAAGGCCagccctcctccacccaccctctgCACAGTCACGGCCATGGTGCATGACTCTGAACAGACTTACAAAGGCTACCCAGCAGGGTTCGACTATCCCAGTAAACACAACCCCCCCAGCCTGATCCAGGAGGAGAGGTCTCAGTACGGAGGGGGGAGGTGGAACTCTGTCATGGCTTCTCTAGGGGTGACGCCTGGACAAGATGGCCCCAAAAACAGGGACAGTCTCCCTATGGGCTACCCCTACCAGGTCCAGAGCCcgactcagagagagacatgggaggagaACCGGAAGATGTCTATATCCCCCGGTAGTGCCTTAACTCCTCCCTGCATGGTGGTCATGACGACCACGGACCCCCAGCTCAACCTGAAACAGGCCATCAAGCTGCAGTTTGAAGGTCCCACCAGCGCTGCCTTATACAAGAGGGAGACGCCCCTGTGA